A genomic window from Candidatus Bathyarchaeota archaeon includes:
- a CDS encoding sulfide/dihydroorotate dehydrogenase-like FAD/NAD-binding protein: MYEIIKKVTLASDIKLLQIRSPLIAQKTKAGQFVIVRVHEKGERIPLTLADWNPTEGTITLVFVEVGLTTTLLGALEVGDKILDISGPLGTPTVIKNFGKVAVVCGGVGAATAYNIIKALKNAGNTVVSIIGARTEAQLVFENKLKQYSDKLYVSTDDGTKGQKGVASDVLKTLIENNYIFDLVYAIGPPLMMKVVVELAKSHGIKSVVSLNCIMVDGCGMCGACRITVGDQTKFACIDGPEFEGDIVDFEQLTLRLNCYRQKEIQALKNYENKLSKK, encoded by the coding sequence ATGTATGAAATAATCAAGAAAGTAACTCTTGCTTCAGACATCAAACTGCTGCAAATCAGGTCACCTTTAATTGCCCAAAAAACAAAAGCTGGACAGTTTGTGATCGTCAGGGTACATGAGAAGGGAGAACGCATTCCTTTGACTCTTGCAGACTGGAATCCAACAGAAGGGACAATAACTCTTGTTTTTGTTGAAGTTGGCCTGACAACAACTCTGCTGGGCGCTCTTGAAGTCGGAGACAAAATCCTTGACATTTCTGGACCTTTAGGTACTCCTACTGTAATCAAAAATTTCGGAAAAGTGGCAGTTGTTTGTGGTGGCGTAGGCGCGGCTACCGCTTACAACATAATTAAGGCATTGAAAAATGCAGGCAACACTGTTGTTTCAATAATTGGTGCCCGAACCGAAGCACAACTTGTTTTTGAAAATAAACTAAAACAATACAGCGACAAATTGTACGTTTCTACTGATGATGGTACAAAAGGACAAAAAGGAGTAGCTAGTGATGTGCTGAAAACTTTGATTGAAAACAATTACATTTTTGATTTGGTTTACGCTATTGGTCCACCTTTAATGATGAAAGTTGTAGTTGAATTAGCCAAAAGTCACGGAATAAAATCTGTTGTAAGCTTAAACTGCATAATGGTTGATGGTTGCGGCATGTGTGGAGCTTGCAGAATAACAGTTGGAGACCAAACCAAATTCGCTTGCATTGATGGCCCCGAATTTGAAGGAGATATTGTTGATTTTGAACAGTTAACCCTGCGATTGAATTGTTATCGGCAAAAAGAAATTCAAGCGTTAAAAAATTACGAAAACAAATTATCTAAAAAATAA
- a CDS encoding UPF0147 family protein: protein MVRKKQLQEYEERIAEASNVLGMVSEDTTTPRNIRRAAKQSITSLQVPDDTPAVRAANAISVLDEILQDPNMPPYTRVKLWNVMSLLEAIKD, encoded by the coding sequence ATGGTGCGCAAAAAACAACTACAAGAATACGAGGAAAGAATTGCCGAAGCATCAAACGTTCTTGGTATGGTTTCCGAAGACACTACGACTCCCCGAAACATACGCCGAGCCGCAAAACAATCCATTACCTCCCTTCAAGTCCCAGATGATACACCTGCAGTTCGAGCTGCAAACGCGATATCTGTACTTGATGAAATATTGCAGGACCCAAACATGCCACCTTATACCCGAGTTAAGCTCTGGAACGTTATGAGCCTGCTTGAAGCAATCAAAGACTAA
- a CDS encoding phosphohydrolase, translating to MVVVSSNLINSHLDEPKVKQMFQLMENDPEIQNTLYMSNTMAVERLRYNDHGPVHAKITAGSALEIFDLISQEVTPTTLQNRACCLEDAKVIVLCGSYLHDLGNSIHRVDHPFHSCILANPILDRLLRTVYPDDVTKIVRMKSEILHSIFAHEEYIECLSIEAGAAKVADGTDMAKGRTRIPYRTGKVDIHSLSALSITKVEIEKGPRKPVQIFVSMNNPAGVFQIEEVLEKKVQTSGIQHLVNIIALDKGIEIRRNKTD from the coding sequence ATGGTTGTTGTTTCTTCGAACCTGATAAATTCCCATCTGGACGAACCAAAAGTCAAACAAATGTTCCAATTAATGGAAAACGACCCCGAAATCCAGAACACCCTTTACATGTCAAACACAATGGCAGTAGAACGCCTCAGATACAACGACCACGGACCCGTCCACGCCAAAATCACAGCAGGAAGCGCCCTTGAAATTTTTGATCTGATATCTCAGGAAGTTACACCTACAACTCTGCAAAACCGTGCATGCTGCCTAGAAGATGCAAAAGTTATCGTTTTATGCGGTTCTTATCTCCACGATTTAGGCAACAGCATTCACCGAGTCGATCACCCTTTTCATAGTTGTATTTTGGCCAATCCGATTCTGGACCGGCTTCTCAGAACGGTTTATCCTGATGATGTGACCAAGATTGTAAGAATGAAATCTGAAATTTTACACTCCATCTTTGCCCACGAAGAATACATAGAATGCTTAAGCATCGAAGCCGGAGCAGCAAAAGTAGCCGACGGAACCGACATGGCCAAAGGAAGAACCCGAATACCCTACCGGACTGGAAAAGTAGATATTCATTCCCTTTCTGCGTTGTCTATAACCAAAGTGGAAATCGAAAAAGGACCCCGAAAACCCGTACAAATCTTTGTAAGCATGAACAACCCCGCAGGAGTTTTCCAAATCGAAGAAGTTTTAGAAAAAAAGGTTCAAACCTCTGGCATACAACATCTTGTTAACATAATAGCTCTAGACAAAGGAATCGAAATACGACGAAACAAAACAGACTAA
- a CDS encoding class IV adenylate cyclase, with amino-acid sequence MKIENKSISKHKMVELKARVNDHELLRKKLSELGSECVGTFYQIDTYFKVPEGRLKLRQVKGSSNAELIYYERENIAGPKQDDAFLLRVQDADDFKIVLKRILKQSIIIEKEREIYIHQGTQIHLDTVKGLGKFVEFERQTSNEPENVKKDQHVLEELRKQLEISSNRLETLSYSDLAQK; translated from the coding sequence GTGAAGATAGAAAACAAAAGCATCAGCAAGCATAAAATGGTAGAATTAAAGGCACGAGTCAACGACCATGAGTTGTTACGAAAAAAATTGTCTGAGTTAGGAAGTGAATGTGTTGGAACTTTTTATCAAATAGATACATATTTTAAAGTTCCAGAAGGTCGATTAAAACTAAGGCAAGTAAAAGGAAGCAGCAACGCAGAATTGATTTATTATGAGCGGGAAAACATTGCTGGCCCTAAACAAGATGACGCGTTTTTGTTGCGGGTTCAGGACGCTGATGATTTCAAAATTGTTCTGAAAAGAATTCTCAAACAAAGCATAATAATTGAAAAAGAAAGAGAAATCTACATTCACCAAGGAACCCAGATTCATCTGGACACGGTGAAGGGGCTTGGCAAATTTGTTGAGTTTGAACGGCAAACCAGCAATGAGCCTGAAAATGTAAAAAAAGACCAACATGTTCTAGAAGAGCTAAGAAAACAACTAGAAATCAGCTCAAACAGATTAGAAACCCTTTCTTACAGCGACCTAGCGCAAAAATGA
- a CDS encoding DUF3795 domain-containing protein encodes MDCNVCSGYLALEHKIRSKGIKMAYCKGCRPRDKQCAFLKKRCEKLLNHEIEFCYECQDFPCKNLQHIDDRYKSHYHMSLIENLQLIKEQSLEKFLETQQKKWECTECGGTICCHNGLCFNCGLEKLKQRKKIYRWED; translated from the coding sequence ATGGATTGCAATGTTTGCAGCGGTTACCTTGCTTTAGAACACAAAATTAGGTCCAAAGGCATCAAAATGGCATACTGCAAAGGATGTAGACCCCGTGACAAGCAATGTGCATTTCTGAAGAAAAGATGTGAAAAGCTTCTAAATCATGAAATTGAGTTCTGTTATGAGTGCCAAGATTTTCCCTGCAAAAACCTACAACACATTGATGATCGCTACAAAAGTCATTATCATATGAGTTTGATTGAAAACCTTCAGTTAATTAAGGAACAAAGCTTGGAAAAATTTTTGGAAACTCAACAGAAAAAATGGGAATGCACCGAATGTGGAGGCACAATTTGTTGTCATAATGGACTCTGTTTTAACTGTGGTTTAGAAAAACTCAAACAGAGAAAGAAAATTTACCGCTGGGAAGACTAA
- a CDS encoding elongation factor EF-2: protein MPKFRQTSDLVKLMNKKEDIRNIGIIAHIDHGKTTMSDSLLAEAGLLSPKIAGAARALDYLEEEQKRGITIKSANISLLHEVDNKSHVINLIDTPGHVDFTGKVTRALRAIDGAVVVVDAVEEVMVQTETVTRQALNERVQPVLFINKVDRLIKELKLNAEQMQTKLLRIIRDFNNLISIYGEKEVKNAWKVDPTKGTVAFGSALHKWGFTLEMAEKAGIKFSDVVDAYHNGTYEKLAELVPLHNAILDMAVKKLPNPLTAQKYRVPKVWKGEIDSKIGKAMTECDENGPVVMCLTSAAMDPHAGLVATGRIFSGCLNEGERVYLVGAKKDYRVQQVSMYMGAFREVVGKMGAGNIAAVLGMDLARAGETLVSMGAEKDMVPFENIQYVSEPVITIAIEPKHPRDLPRLIELMDRLTVDDPNLVTKINKETGEYLLSGMGELHLEIAVKTLRQTGGGIELITSQPLVVYRETASKEGVVAMAKSPNKHSKFWLKVEPLDQNVVDLMEKGALFEAMGNKRIGETLREQAGWTAQESRNVWALEEHRNILLDLTKGVQYLREVKETVNSGFRWAARNGPLCDEPIRGCKVSLLDCKLHEDPVHRGPAQIMPAMKRALWGSFLTADPVLSEPIYKIGVSVPHQFVGDVTGLITRKRGRIVSSEQKGPITNVTGFLPVSETFGLSADMRGSTSGHAFWQTQFDHWEKVPASISTEVIAGIRKRRGLPEDVPSANKFIDRE from the coding sequence GTGCCAAAATTTAGGCAAACGAGCGACCTCGTAAAGCTCATGAACAAAAAAGAAGATATCAGGAACATCGGAATAATTGCCCACATCGACCACGGCAAAACCACAATGTCCGATTCCTTGTTAGCTGAAGCAGGGCTCCTATCCCCAAAAATTGCCGGAGCAGCAAGAGCCCTGGACTACCTTGAAGAAGAACAAAAACGTGGAATCACAATTAAATCTGCAAACATTTCACTTCTACACGAAGTTGACAACAAATCCCACGTAATCAACCTAATTGACACACCAGGACACGTAGACTTTACTGGAAAAGTAACCCGTGCCCTGCGAGCAATCGACGGTGCAGTAGTAGTTGTTGACGCCGTCGAAGAAGTAATGGTTCAGACCGAAACCGTTACCCGTCAAGCATTGAATGAGCGCGTTCAACCCGTTCTGTTCATCAACAAAGTTGACCGCTTGATTAAAGAACTCAAACTCAACGCAGAACAAATGCAAACCAAACTTCTGCGAATTATTCGTGATTTTAACAACTTGATTTCAATATACGGAGAAAAAGAAGTCAAAAACGCATGGAAAGTTGACCCCACCAAAGGAACAGTTGCTTTTGGCTCTGCCTTACACAAGTGGGGTTTCACCCTTGAAATGGCTGAAAAAGCAGGAATAAAATTCAGTGACGTTGTTGACGCTTATCACAATGGAACTTACGAAAAACTTGCAGAACTTGTTCCTTTGCACAACGCCATACTGGACATGGCTGTTAAAAAACTTCCAAACCCATTGACTGCACAAAAATATCGTGTTCCCAAAGTTTGGAAAGGCGAAATAGATTCAAAAATAGGAAAAGCCATGACTGAATGTGACGAAAATGGCCCTGTTGTAATGTGTTTAACATCAGCAGCCATGGACCCCCACGCAGGACTAGTTGCCACTGGTCGCATCTTTTCGGGTTGCCTAAACGAAGGAGAACGGGTGTACTTAGTGGGCGCAAAGAAAGACTACCGTGTTCAACAAGTATCCATGTATATGGGTGCTTTCCGAGAAGTTGTCGGCAAAATGGGGGCAGGAAACATTGCAGCCGTTCTGGGAATGGATCTTGCCCGAGCTGGAGAAACCCTTGTTAGCATGGGCGCTGAAAAAGATATGGTTCCTTTCGAAAACATCCAATACGTTTCTGAACCAGTTATTACCATTGCAATTGAACCCAAACATCCACGTGACTTGCCCCGCCTTATCGAATTGATGGACAGGTTAACTGTTGATGATCCAAACTTGGTAACTAAAATTAACAAAGAAACTGGAGAATACCTTCTCAGCGGAATGGGTGAACTTCACTTGGAAATCGCTGTAAAGACCCTCCGACAAACCGGTGGAGGAATAGAACTCATAACTTCTCAACCCTTGGTCGTCTACAGGGAAACAGCATCCAAAGAAGGTGTAGTTGCTATGGCAAAGAGCCCCAACAAACACAGCAAATTCTGGCTCAAGGTTGAACCTTTGGACCAAAATGTTGTTGACTTGATGGAAAAGGGTGCCCTGTTTGAAGCCATGGGAAACAAACGAATCGGGGAAACCTTGCGTGAACAAGCAGGATGGACTGCTCAAGAATCACGAAACGTTTGGGCTTTAGAAGAACACCGCAACATCTTGTTAGACTTGACTAAAGGTGTTCAGTATCTACGAGAAGTCAAAGAAACAGTCAACTCAGGTTTCCGATGGGCCGCTCGAAACGGTCCACTTTGTGATGAACCAATCCGAGGCTGCAAAGTAAGCCTGTTGGACTGTAAATTGCACGAAGACCCAGTACACCGCGGACCTGCACAAATTATGCCTGCAATGAAACGAGCCCTCTGGGGATCATTCCTTACTGCGGACCCTGTGCTTTCTGAACCAATCTACAAGATTGGAGTTTCAGTTCCACACCAGTTCGTCGGTGACGTAACCGGCTTGATTACCCGGAAACGAGGAAGAATCGTCTCCTCTGAACAAAAAGGACCAATAACCAACGTTACTGGATTTTTGCCAGTTTCTGAAACTTTTGGTCTCTCTGCAGACATGCGAGGATCAACTTCTGGTCACGCCTTCTGGCAAACACAGTTCGACCACTGGGAAAAAGTTCCCGCAAGCATATCCACCGAAGTCATCGCTGGCATTCGAAAACGACGCGGTCTTCCTGAAGACGTACCTAGCGCCAACAAGTTCATCGACAGAGAATAA
- a CDS encoding ABC transporter permease has product MGTKKMLSNSLRIAWKDLMELFRNRMGLVLLILMPVFMMTMVGYIYPSESSLNSVSIGIVNEDIGFNGVSLGTTFFATLNVINDNASLITIKDATSLEDIQQMIQTGNIEGGIIISADFSSNIINGQQGTVTIVTDQSNPQMSTMIQAVLSQVFEEMGTAMAQQNVAEQLGINPDIALAVVKPYDVQVKGSIEGEFSYFDFIAPGIMAMTVMMSVMTGLPAAISHERELGTLDGMMVAPINRLSVILGKTLAQMARGILQGVLILGLATMLFGVTVHGNILLVFALLLLGVFSFVGLGVVLTSFAKDQETAVMMMTTIMFPMMFLSGVFFPIEQMPWFMQTISKFLPLTYVADSLRKVMVLGADIPALTSELSILIVFGIAMIAIAVPIFKRAMTR; this is encoded by the coding sequence ATGGGAACTAAAAAGATGCTTTCAAACAGTTTGCGGATAGCTTGGAAAGATTTGATGGAACTATTCAGAAACAGAATGGGGCTTGTTTTGCTGATACTGATGCCCGTATTCATGATGACCATGGTAGGTTACATATATCCTTCAGAAAGTTCACTGAACAGTGTATCAATTGGAATAGTGAATGAAGACATAGGATTTAATGGTGTTAGTTTAGGTACAACGTTTTTCGCAACGTTGAACGTGATAAACGACAACGCCAGCTTGATTACTATCAAAGATGCAACAAGTCTTGAAGACATACAACAGATGATTCAAACAGGGAACATAGAAGGCGGAATAATAATTTCTGCTGATTTCAGTTCAAACATCATTAACGGACAACAAGGAACGGTCACCATTGTAACTGATCAGTCCAATCCACAGATGTCTACGATGATACAGGCGGTTTTAAGCCAAGTTTTTGAAGAAATGGGCACCGCAATGGCCCAACAAAATGTTGCAGAACAATTAGGAATCAATCCTGACATAGCATTAGCTGTTGTAAAACCATATGATGTTCAGGTTAAAGGTTCAATTGAAGGCGAATTCAGTTACTTTGATTTCATTGCACCTGGAATCATGGCAATGACAGTCATGATGAGTGTAATGACTGGACTTCCTGCAGCAATTTCCCATGAACGAGAACTAGGAACCCTAGACGGAATGATGGTAGCCCCAATAAACAGGCTTTCAGTAATTCTTGGAAAAACCCTTGCACAGATGGCACGTGGAATACTTCAAGGTGTACTCATACTTGGGTTGGCCACGATGTTGTTTGGGGTCACAGTTCACGGAAATATTCTGTTAGTGTTTGCTTTACTGCTATTAGGGGTATTCAGCTTTGTTGGTTTAGGCGTAGTACTGACTTCATTTGCCAAAGACCAAGAAACAGCAGTAATGATGATGACAACCATAATGTTCCCAATGATGTTCCTCAGCGGAGTGTTTTTCCCCATAGAACAAATGCCATGGTTCATGCAAACAATTTCAAAGTTTTTGCCACTAACATACGTTGCAGATTCCCTACGAAAAGTAATGGTCCTTGGAGCAGACATACCTGCACTAACGTCAGAACTTTCAATCTTGATAGTATTCGGAATCGCCATGATAGCAATAGCAGTCCCAATATTCAAACGAGCAATGACCCGATAA
- a CDS encoding ATP-binding cassette domain-containing protein, translating into MENNVMIEVNKLTKKFGDFTAVDHISFEVKKSEIFGLLGPNGAGKTTTIRMLSTLTRPSEGTATIGGYDIVKKDNKVRQLIGLVSEKMIMYDRLTAKENLKFFGKLYDLPKKTMNQRIDELLELVQLTKFKDAKVGNFSTGMRQRMNVVRALLNRPQVLFLDEPTLGLDPQSTVEIREFIRKINKENETTIILTTHMMNEADLLCDRIGIVDHGKITALDTSKNLKKLVSGDNTTVLKLDVANLTPKLVTKIKAVQCVKSVSQDAETHLKVHATGDTAFDDILGVLQLNNAKINSIENVQPTLEDVFLQITGRDMRDKADNKMPSPRQGPNRVQNRIR; encoded by the coding sequence ATGGAAAACAACGTCATGATTGAAGTAAACAAGCTTACAAAAAAGTTTGGCGATTTCACTGCTGTCGACCACATTTCCTTTGAGGTCAAAAAAAGCGAAATCTTTGGTTTGCTTGGACCCAATGGTGCAGGAAAAACCACAACAATACGAATGCTTTCAACGCTAACTAGACCGTCAGAAGGCACAGCTACAATCGGTGGATACGATATTGTAAAAAAAGACAACAAAGTCAGGCAACTAATTGGTCTAGTTTCTGAAAAAATGATAATGTACGACCGTTTGACAGCTAAAGAGAACCTAAAATTTTTTGGAAAACTCTACGACTTACCAAAAAAGACCATGAATCAACGAATTGATGAGTTACTAGAGCTCGTTCAACTTACCAAATTTAAAGATGCAAAAGTGGGCAATTTTTCCACAGGCATGAGGCAAAGAATGAACGTAGTCAGAGCGCTACTTAACAGACCTCAAGTGTTGTTTCTTGATGAACCCACATTAGGATTAGATCCCCAATCTACTGTTGAAATCAGGGAATTCATCAGGAAAATCAACAAAGAAAACGAAACAACAATAATTTTAACCACCCACATGATGAACGAAGCAGACCTTCTGTGTGACCGCATCGGCATAGTTGATCATGGAAAAATTACAGCCTTGGATACGTCAAAGAACCTTAAAAAATTGGTTTCAGGAGACAATACAACTGTGCTGAAACTGGATGTTGCAAACTTGACACCAAAACTAGTTACAAAAATTAAGGCTGTACAATGTGTAAAGTCTGTGTCTCAAGATGCAGAAACCCACCTCAAGGTCCATGCAACGGGGGATACCGCTTTTGATGATATACTGGGGGTTCTTCAATTAAATAATGCGAAAATTAACTCCATTGAGAACGTTCAGCCAACCCTTGAAGATGTTTTCCTTCAGATAACAGGTCGAGACATGCGGGATAAAGCAGACAACAAAATGCCTTCGCCCCGTCAGGGACCAAACAGAGTACAAAACAGGATAAGGTGA
- a CDS encoding helix-turn-helix transcriptional regulator, producing MHPGHDEKTASKWLKESQKGYMRIAFLLLLNRKPCYGYEMMKEVEDRTEGFWKPTAGGVYPILQSLEEAGYIEGKWGPQKRKRKIYHITEAGKRILDRALLKHSRIAESMNSLFEEYVRSVLAVEPNGLPIPQFPNFFSPFLEKESKTRKEALEMKRKRIQNMVNMLQEELKNVDKRLVALNKEKQNLNHQECVSVEEQETDLEA from the coding sequence ATGCATCCGGGACACGACGAAAAGACTGCTTCTAAATGGCTTAAAGAGTCTCAAAAAGGGTACATGCGTATCGCTTTTTTGTTGCTTTTGAATCGAAAACCTTGTTATGGTTACGAGATGATGAAAGAAGTCGAAGACCGCACTGAAGGCTTTTGGAAACCAACTGCTGGAGGCGTGTATCCCATACTGCAAAGTTTGGAAGAAGCAGGTTACATAGAAGGGAAATGGGGGCCACAAAAAAGGAAACGAAAAATTTATCACATAACTGAGGCTGGTAAACGCATTCTTGATCGGGCTCTTTTGAAGCATAGCCGTATCGCAGAGAGCATGAACAGTCTTTTTGAAGAATATGTTCGAAGCGTATTAGCTGTGGAGCCTAATGGTTTGCCTATTCCGCAGTTTCCAAATTTTTTTTCTCCGTTTCTTGAGAAAGAGTCAAAAACCAGAAAGGAGGCTCTTGAAATGAAACGGAAACGTATTCAGAACATGGTTAACATGTTGCAGGAAGAGCTGAAAAATGTGGATAAACGATTGGTCGCATTGAACAAAGAAAAACAGAACCTTAATCATCAGGAATGCGTTTCAGTTGAAGAACAAGAAACAGACTTGGAGGCTTAA
- a CDS encoding DUF1512 domain-containing protein, with protein MVFIFGFSFFAQKIQVNIALGKISKSLNKLQNMRDKAKEEAVSAIVQLGKPETDPKPRVESLLHFFSISPNDMDPEGVVQRLEHLVNSADNRFKDEIKLLAPSADEKQLQSLGNLVETAHGLNSLYRTVRHHYLTGKKGGSIYNMTQIQMELPMIMEEAEAYFSFIDAFKQEKPIGDGIGPLVASTLIGDALVHEIAEETIVAEVNIEGRKVLVTRAQGPGGTCGKAGDAVTKLVKKYKDLSLIVMVDAGLKLEGEESGVVIEGIGAAIGGVGIEQYKIEEIATKNKVSVFAVIVRQSIKEALAPMTDAVRNSVDEVIKRINRIIQERTKEGDTLLVVGVGNTIGVA; from the coding sequence TTGGTATTCATTTTCGGTTTTTCCTTTTTCGCACAAAAAATCCAAGTCAATATAGCCTTAGGTAAAATTTCTAAATCTTTAAATAAACTGCAGAACATGCGGGACAAAGCCAAAGAAGAAGCCGTTTCTGCCATAGTACAATTAGGAAAACCTGAAACAGACCCAAAACCTCGGGTCGAATCCTTGCTTCATTTCTTTTCAATTTCGCCAAATGACATGGACCCCGAAGGAGTGGTCCAAAGGCTGGAACATTTAGTCAATTCTGCTGATAACCGATTTAAAGACGAAATTAAGTTGTTGGCTCCTTCGGCTGACGAAAAACAATTGCAGAGCTTGGGAAACCTTGTAGAAACTGCCCATGGTTTGAATTCTTTGTATCGCACGGTCAGACATCATTATCTAACTGGAAAAAAGGGCGGAAGTATCTACAATATGACTCAAATTCAAATGGAATTGCCAATGATTATGGAAGAAGCAGAAGCCTATTTCTCGTTCATTGATGCATTCAAACAAGAAAAACCAATCGGTGATGGCATCGGTCCTTTGGTGGCTTCTACGCTGATTGGGGATGCATTAGTTCATGAAATTGCTGAAGAAACTATTGTCGCAGAAGTTAATATTGAGGGCAGAAAAGTCCTTGTTACCCGTGCCCAAGGTCCAGGTGGAACTTGTGGAAAAGCTGGGGATGCTGTAACAAAGTTGGTAAAAAAGTACAAAGATTTGTCACTGATTGTTATGGTTGACGCGGGACTCAAACTTGAAGGTGAAGAATCAGGCGTAGTCATAGAAGGTATAGGAGCAGCAATTGGTGGGGTAGGGATTGAACAATACAAAATCGAAGAAATTGCAACTAAAAACAAAGTTTCAGTGTTTGCAGTTATTGTTCGCCAGTCTATAAAAGAAGCTTTGGCACCTATGACGGACGCTGTTCGTAACTCAGTTGATGAAGTAATAAAAAGAATAAATCGAATCATCCAAGAACGGACAAAAGAAGGCGACACACTGTTAGTTGTTGGTGTTGGAAACACCATCGGTGTTGCTTAA
- a CDS encoding radical SAM protein codes for MLLAPFDPWKSPLCTCPPKLTFNPYTGCDHGCLYCYASSYIPHFHECRPKKDLITRLKREASKLNGELVSMSNSSDPYPRLDKKLGLTRKSLEILANNSCRIQIITKSDLVTRDIDILQTVPSGVSITILTLSDFLSKKLEPAAPASSKRLIAIKKLVKAKIPTTVRIDPLIPFLNDDLEPLVKAVTDLGILHVTCSTYKIKPDNWKRFSLVFPEVAEKMKPQYFNKNEHIAGSTYLPKTFRFSLMKQAKQLVEQHGLKFGCCRENFNLNSAFCDGSWVVPDSQKKKSKQLFFS; via the coding sequence ATGTTACTTGCCCCCTTTGATCCTTGGAAATCTCCACTGTGCACTTGTCCACCTAAATTAACTTTTAATCCCTACACTGGATGCGACCACGGCTGCTTGTACTGTTATGCTTCTTCGTATATACCCCACTTTCACGAGTGCAGACCAAAAAAAGACCTGATAACCCGACTAAAACGGGAAGCATCAAAACTAAACGGGGAACTGGTTTCCATGTCTAACTCTTCAGACCCTTATCCCCGGTTGGACAAAAAACTTGGTTTAACCCGAAAAAGCCTGGAAATATTGGCGAACAACTCTTGCAGGATTCAAATAATCACAAAATCTGACTTAGTAACAAGAGATATAGACATCCTACAAACTGTCCCAAGTGGAGTTTCAATAACGATCTTGACCTTATCAGATTTCCTGTCAAAAAAACTCGAACCTGCTGCTCCAGCATCTTCAAAACGATTAATTGCAATAAAAAAACTTGTGAAAGCCAAAATTCCAACCACCGTTAGAATTGACCCATTAATTCCTTTTCTAAACGACGATTTGGAACCACTCGTAAAAGCCGTCACGGATTTAGGGATTTTACATGTTACCTGTTCAACTTACAAAATCAAACCCGATAACTGGAAACGATTCAGTTTAGTCTTTCCAGAAGTTGCAGAAAAAATGAAGCCACAATATTTCAATAAAAACGAGCACATTGCTGGTTCAACTTATTTGCCAAAAACTTTTCGTTTCAGCTTGATGAAACAAGCAAAACAACTAGTCGAACAACATGGTTTAAAATTTGGGTGTTGCCGAGAAAATTTCAATTTGAATTCTGCATTTTGTGATGGTTCATGGGTTGTTCCTGATTCACAGAAAAAGAAAAGTAAGCAACTGTTTTTTAGTTAA
- a CDS encoding 30S ribosomal protein S19 produces MPKKIFMYRGHSIEELQRMSMDEFIKLLPSRQRRSLQRGLSQTQRTLLENVRVAKVNQNEGTKASVKTHARDMVVLPEMVGVTLLIHNGKEFIPVDVQPEMMGCYLGEFAITNKPVRHGSPGIGASRSSMYVPLK; encoded by the coding sequence ATGCCGAAGAAAATATTCATGTATCGCGGTCATTCGATTGAGGAACTGCAACGCATGTCCATGGACGAATTCATAAAGTTGCTTCCTTCACGGCAACGCAGAAGTCTCCAACGTGGACTAAGCCAGACACAGCGAACGCTTCTAGAAAACGTCCGAGTTGCCAAAGTAAACCAAAACGAAGGCACCAAAGCGTCCGTTAAAACTCATGCTCGTGACATGGTAGTGCTACCTGAAATGGTAGGAGTTACCCTTTTAATCCACAATGGAAAAGAATTCATACCCGTTGATGTACAACCCGAAATGATGGGTTGCTACCTAGGAGAATTTGCGATAACCAATAAACCTGTACGACACGGTTCACCAGGTATCGGTGCATCTAGGTCATCAATGTATGTGCCGCTCAAGTAA
- a CDS encoding 30S ribosomal protein S27ae yields the protein MPKKESKQKSKKAEKKSHEFYNIEEQEVKRLRPNCERCGPGYFMADHGNRYTCGACGLTRYKQQS from the coding sequence ATGCCAAAAAAAGAATCAAAACAAAAATCCAAAAAAGCTGAAAAGAAAAGCCACGAATTCTATAACATTGAAGAACAAGAAGTCAAACGATTACGTCCAAATTGTGAACGTTGTGGACCCGGATACTTCATGGCAGACCACGGCAACCGATACACATGCGGTGCTTGCGGATTAACAAGATACAAACAACAATCATAA